The proteins below come from a single Oncorhynchus keta strain PuntledgeMale-10-30-2019 chromosome 1, Oket_V2, whole genome shotgun sequence genomic window:
- the LOC118380853 gene encoding alpha-2-macroglobulin-like, which produces MDTLYLEKQRESCSRHLLYNIMIPIIIDEKNQQGVPDYTAPCHKESIEMDQTGCASHVFNMSIFTKNAGEKMLIDRFSFNAKVEEEGTGITRSEEKHIALSYVIGKLTFVDTPKIYEHGSIIEGKINVVHFNNTPISDMLVYLLEKKGWSSHHLQNLTTDSHGVASFSFNTTTMPKEDINLIVSNTPEAESTGYRVPYFNRGHHVLSLIQPTAPHSKTSSSLAIQKTEKPLACGEEVSITIHPVCYCRGDRPKGLRGCHLPGLIQRGDTSAWTHEGYCTAGSPGEDDLLSNYGPGRCLMTMTV; this is translated from the exons ATGGACACCCTGTACCTGGAAAAGCAGAGGGAGAGTTGTTCCCGACATTTACTGTACAATATAATGATACCAATAATAATTGATGAGAAAAATCAACAAGGAGTTCCTGATTATACAGCCCCCTGTCACAAAGAGTCAATAGAG ATGGACCAAACTGGCTGTGCTTCTCATGTCTTCAATATGTCCATTTTCACAAAGAATGCTGGAGAGAAAATGCTCATAGACAGATTTAGTTTTAATGcaaaagtagaggaggaggggacag GTATTACACGGTCAGAGGAAAAACACATAGCGCTCTCCTATGTGATTGGAAAACTCACGTTTGTCGACACGCCCAAAATCTATGAGCATGGATCAATTATCGAGGGCAAG ATAAACGTTGTTCACTTCAACAACACACCTATCTCTGACATGTTAGTCTACCTGTTAGAGAAGAAAGGCTGGTCCTCACATCATCTCCAGAACCTAACCACGGACAGTCATGGTGTTGCCAGTTTCTCCTTCAACACAACCACTATGCCCAAAGAGGATATTAACCTCATA GTTAGCAACACACCAGAAGCAGAGAGCACTGGATACAGGGTCCCCTATTTCAACAGGGGGCACCACGTACTCTCACTGATCCAGCCCACTGCCCCTCACAGTAAAACATCCAGCTCTCTGGCTATTCAGAAGACGGAGAAACCACTGGCATGTGGGGAGGAAGTGTCAATCACCATCCATCCAGTATGCTATTGTAGGGGAGACCGTCCCAAAGGGCTCCGTGGATGTCATCTACCTG GCCTTATCCAGAGGGGTGATACTTCAGCATGGACACATGAAGGTTACTGTACAGCAGGGAGTCCTGGTGAGGATGATTTATTAAGTAATTATGGACCTGGGAGGTGCTTGATGACAATGACAGTGTGA